In Chrysiogenia bacterium, the genomic window TGCGGCCTCGCTCTTGTTGCCGCCCGTTCGCTCGAGTGCCTGCTTGAGAAGGCGGGTCTCGAACACGGCAACAGCCGCCTCCAGATCGATGCCTTCCTCGGGCAGTTCGTCCTCACCGGGCGCAGATGTCGAGGCCGAGGTCATGCTCGCCACTTCCTCAACCGGACTGTAGGGAAGCGATTCGGCGCGAATGACGTCGCTGCTCTCCAGGGCCACGGCGCGCTCAATCACGTTTTCGAGCTCGCGCACATTGCCCGGGTACGCGTTCTTCTCCAGCAGCCGCATGGCATCGGGTGCAATGGTTTTGATCTCGCGCCCCATCTCGGCGGCGTATTTGCTCAGGAAGTGCAGCGCGAGCAACGCAATGTCCTCGCGGCGCTCGCGCAGCGGTGGCAGGGTGATCTCCACCACGTTGAGCCGATAATACAGATCCTGCCGGAATTTTCCCGACTCCACTTCCTCGGCCAGATCCTTGTTGGCAGCGGCGATGATACGCACGTCCACCTCGACATCGTTGTTGCTTCCCACGGCGCGGATCGTGCGTTCCTGAATGGCGCGCAGGAGCTTGACCTGCAACTCGATCGGAATTTCACTCACCTCATCGAGAAATAATGTGCCGCCGTTTGCCTGTTCGAACAGCCCCTGCTTGTTGCTGATCGCCCCGGTGAAGGCGCCCTTGGCGTGGCCGAAAAGCTCGCTCTCCAGCAACGTTCCGGGGATGGCCCCGCAGTTGATCGCCACGAAGGGCGCGTCCTTGCGCACGGAATTGAAGTGGATCGAGCGCGCGACCAGTTCCTTGCCCGTCCCGCTCTCGCCCTTGAGCAGCACGTTGGTGCGCGTGTCCTTGATGCGCTCGACAAGCTCGAAAACCTTCTGCATGGAGGGCGAGGCACCCACGATCCCACGAAAGCCGTAGCGGCCTTCCAGCGCGCTCTTGAGCGCCCGGTTCTCGTGCTTGAGGGACTGGGCTTCCAGCGCCTTTTTCAGGATGTGGCGAATCTCGTCGATCTTGAAGGGTTTGGTCAGGTAGTCGTAGGCTCCGCGCCGCATGGCCTCGATGGCGGTTTCGGTCGCGGCATAGGCAGTGATCATCAGCACCACGACATCGGGATTTGCCTTGCGGGCGGCATCGAGCACGTCGAGCCCGTTGCCATCGGGCATTCGCACGTCGGTGATGACCATCTGAAACTCGCTGCCCTGCAGGGCGGCGCGTGCCTCGGTCACATCCTGCGCGCAGGTACATTCATGCCCCTCGCGCCGGAGCATGATCTCCAGCACTTCGCGGATGCTCGCCTCGTCATCTACGACAAGGATGTTCGCCATGGGCGCCGCGCGCTCCTTTCAAGATGCCTGCAAAGTCGCTTGATGTTTAGGCGATACATCAGCCCGCGCCCTCGCGCAAGCTGGCCGGCGCCTGCTGGGCAACCCGCTCGGGCGGCGGCTCGATGGGCAGGCGCACGGTAAAGCTCGCGCCGCCCCCCGGGGAATCGTCCACATCGATTTCGCCGCCGTGAAGTCCGACAATCCGGTCCACCAACGCGAGCCCCAGCCCGGAGCCATCGACCCGCGTCGTGTGAAAGGGAGTGAAGATGCGCTCGCGATCCTCGATGGGCACTCCCGGACCGCTGTCGCTCACGCGGATGCCGCAAGTGGCCCCGCCCCCCTCGCCTTCGCGAAAGACTTCCACGGTGATTTTTCCGCCTTCGGGCTCCATCGCATTGCGCGCATTGATGAGCAGGTTCCACAGGACCTGTTTGATCTGATCGGCGTCGATGCGCGCGTGCAGGTCGCCCTCCCCTAGCAGCAGATTCACCTCCGAGGGCTGGTCGCGAAGGCGCTGGAAGGTCTCCAGCACGTCCTTGACCAGCGCGGCCAGATCCGCCTGCGCGATCGAGAGTTCCATGAGACGGCTGTACTGGAGAAAATTGCCGATCAGCGCATCGAGCCGGTTGATCTCGCGCTGCACCACGGCCATCAGGCGTGCGTCCTCGGGATTGACGTCCGCGCTGGTCTCGAGCATCTGCACCGAACCGGAGATCGATGCCAGCGGGTTGCGAATCTCGTGGGCGATGCTGGCGGCCAGCTCACCCACTGCGGCCAGTCGGTCCTGGCGTTTGAGGCGTGCCTCCACCTGTTTGAGCCGTGTCAGGTCCTGAAAAATGATGATGGAGCCGCGGTTACGGCTGGCTGCCTCGCCCAGCGAGGCGACCGAAAAACCGAGCACCAGGTGCGTGCCGCCCGCCCCGTTGACCCGCATTTCCGGGCGGGCCCAGTTGGCGGTATCGCCTGACTGTTCAACCGCTACGGAGATCTCGGGAAAGACCGAGCGGAGCGGAAAGCGATAAACCTGGGTGAGGTTGCGACCGAGCATCTCCTCGGCCGCGCGGTTGAGATAGGTGATCTGGCCCCGGTCATCGATTGTGATGATCCCGCTGGTCAGGTTCGTGACAATTTCGCGGTGAAGCTCTTCGAGCTCGGCGTAGTCGATTTCCCGGCGAGCCAGGCGCTCTCCGGTGAGGCGCAGGCGCTCCGCCAGATAGGAAACCAGCGCCGCCATCATGAAGAGCGAGCCCATGTTCACGAAGCTCGCGTAGGCCAGTTCCTCCATCGTGGGAACGCGGGTGCCGAAGGGCTGCAGCGATTCCAGAATTGGTTCGGGAAGCCAGTTCAGTCCCCAGAGCACCAGCGTGTAGAGGAACGAGCAAAGCAGCGCCGAATAAAATGCCCCGCGGCCGGCCAGCAGGATACCGGCATAAACGACGATCAACAGATACAGGAACGGAAAGACGCTGCGCGTCCCGCCCGAGACGAGCAACAGGTAGGAAACGATGAGCCCGTCGGCGGCGATCTGGAAGACGGCAAAGAACCTGGGGCGCGCCTCGCCCGCGCCCAGATTCCGGTAGATCACCGCGTAGAGAATCGAGATCAGATAGACAAAGACGATGACGCCGTAGATCGGCGAGAGCGAGAGCAGCAGGTCAGCCGCTTCCTCAATTCCGGAACTCTGATTGTACTGGAAGACCAGGGCCGCCCCGAGAAGGACGGTAAAGACGAGCGCACGCCCCAGCAGCAGCCCCTCGATTCGGGGCGTCAGCAGGGGCGAGCCGCCCTGGGGATCGACTTCCGGGGCAGCCGCGCTCTGAGGCGCACTCACGCGTGCGCTATCCGATGTTTCCGGCAATATCAAAGATCGGCAGATACATGGCGATCAGAATGCCACCGATCGCACCGCCCAGGAACACGATGATGATCGGCTCCATCAGGGAGGTCATGGCCTCGACCGCCACGTCGACTTCTTCGTCATAGAAATCGGCGATCTTTCCGAGCATGGCATCCATGGCACCGGTCGATTCGCCCACGTTGATCATCTGGGTCACCATGCTGGGGAAGACATTGCCTTCCTCCAGCGGTTCGGTCAGCGATTTACCTTCCGATACCGCCTGCCGCGCACGCATGATCTCGCGTTTGACCGTCTCATGGCCGGCGGTTTTCGCCACAATTTCGAGCGCTTCCATGATGGGAACGCCCGAGCTCATCATCGTCGAGAGCGTGCGGGTAAAGCGTGCCACGGCGACCTTGCGGATGAGATCGCCGAAGATGGGCAGGTGCAAAAACAGGTCGTCGCTGATCTCGCGCCCCTTCTGGTTGGCGCGCATCGCCCTGAACCCGGTGATACTCGCGAAGATCGTGCCGAGGATGTACCAGATATTCGACTGGAACCAATGCGAGAGGTCCATCACGAACTGGGTCGGCGCGGGAAGCTCGTTGCCGAAGGACGAGAACAGACCGGCGAACACGG contains:
- a CDS encoding sigma-54-dependent Fis family transcriptional regulator, whose product is MANILVVDDEASIREVLEIMLRREGHECTCAQDVTEARAALQGSEFQMVITDVRMPDGNGLDVLDAARKANPDVVVLMITAYAATETAIEAMRRGAYDYLTKPFKIDEIRHILKKALEAQSLKHENRALKSALEGRYGFRGIVGASPSMQKVFELVERIKDTRTNVLLKGESGTGKELVARSIHFNSVRKDAPFVAINCGAIPGTLLESELFGHAKGAFTGAISNKQGLFEQANGGTLFLDEVSEIPIELQVKLLRAIQERTIRAVGSNNDVEVDVRIIAAANKDLAEEVESGKFRQDLYYRLNVVEITLPPLRERREDIALLALHFLSKYAAEMGREIKTIAPDAMRLLEKNAYPGNVRELENVIERAVALESSDVIRAESLPYSPVEEVASMTSASTSAPGEDELPEEGIDLEAAVAVFETRLLKQALERTGGNKSEAAKLLGLSFRSFRYRCQKYGL
- a CDS encoding PAS domain S-box protein, whose product is MSAPQSAAAPEVDPQGGSPLLTPRIEGLLLGRALVFTVLLGAALVFQYNQSSGIEEAADLLLSLSPIYGVIVFVYLISILYAVIYRNLGAGEARPRFFAVFQIAADGLIVSYLLLVSGGTRSVFPFLYLLIVVYAGILLAGRGAFYSALLCSFLYTLVLWGLNWLPEPILESLQPFGTRVPTMEELAYASFVNMGSLFMMAALVSYLAERLRLTGERLARREIDYAELEELHREIVTNLTSGIITIDDRGQITYLNRAAEEMLGRNLTQVYRFPLRSVFPEISVAVEQSGDTANWARPEMRVNGAGGTHLVLGFSVASLGEAASRNRGSIIIFQDLTRLKQVEARLKRQDRLAAVGELAASIAHEIRNPLASISGSVQMLETSADVNPEDARLMAVVQREINRLDALIGNFLQYSRLMELSIAQADLAALVKDVLETFQRLRDQPSEVNLLLGEGDLHARIDADQIKQVLWNLLINARNAMEPEGGKITVEVFREGEGGGATCGIRVSDSGPGVPIEDRERIFTPFHTTRVDGSGLGLALVDRIVGLHGGEIDVDDSPGGGASFTVRLPIEPPPERVAQQAPASLREGAG
- a CDS encoding type II secretion system F family protein — its product is LNRLATAMEKAMKLKKQIKGAMTYPIAVLSVAIGVIIFLMVKVIPVFAGLFSSFGNELPAPTQFVMDLSHWFQSNIWYILGTIFASITGFRAMRANQKGREISDDLFLHLPIFGDLIRKVAVARFTRTLSTMMSSGVPIMEALEIVAKTAGHETVKREIMRARQAVSEGKSLTEPLEEGNVFPSMVTQMINVGESTGAMDAMLGKIADFYDEEVDVAVEAMTSLMEPIIIVFLGGAIGGILIAMYLPIFDIAGNIG